A window of the Brassica napus cultivar Da-Ae chromosome C5, Da-Ae, whole genome shotgun sequence genome harbors these coding sequences:
- the LOC106397714 gene encoding probable flavin-containing monooxygenase 1 encodes MHACRNFLKTTTKFLKERKCFRSFKPPRSETNIQNHVLPNKIHTRSEYIIPDPTQKDLIYMSPCKHTKQLKTLFIKTISLSLSLAPPMASNYDKLTSSRVAIIGAGVSGLAAAKHLAHHNPTVFEASDSVGGVWKSCSYETTKLQSTRVDYEFSDFPWPNRDETTFPSYVEIIDYLEAYAKHFDLLKFMNFGSKVIEVRYTGDGETPQMVDLGAYGNMLPGKPVWEVAVQNGDAGDIQWHAFEFVVVCTGKFGDVPRIPTFPANKGPELFKGKVMHSMDYCKLNKEEASHLLRGKKVAVIGYKKSAIDLALESALANHGEGGQACTMVVRTTHWVFPHYWIWGLPFFLFYSTRASQFLHDRPNQSFLKTLFCLIFSLLRAVVSKFIESYVTWKLPLEKYGLKPDHSFEEDYASCQMALIPENFFEEADKGMIRFKKTSKWCFYDQGIEFEDGTTLEADVVILATGYDGKKKLKAIVPEPFRTWLEFPYGVMPLYRGTIHPLIPNMGFVGYVQSNSNLHTSELRSLWLSRLVDGKFKLPSKEKMLEQFSKEMEVMRRSSRFYKRHCISTFSIQHADGLCNDMGLNPRRKSNLILEAFSPYGSQDYRLDEEERK; translated from the exons ATGCACGCTTGCAGAAATTTCCTCAAAACAACCACCAAATTTCTCAAAGAAAGAAAATGCTTTAGATCTTTCAAACCTCCCCGAAGCGAAACCAATATTCAAAACCACGTGCTCCCTAATAAAATTCATACCCGGTCCGAGTACATTATACCTGACCCGACCCAAAAGGACCTTATATATATGTCCCCATgcaaacacacaaaacaactcaaaacactCTTCATCAAAACCatttctctctcactctctctagCCCCTCCAATGGCTTCTAACTACGACAAACTCACTTCTTCCAGAGTAGCGATCATTGGTGCTGGTGTTAGCGGTTTGGCAGCCGCTAAGCACCTAGCTCATCACAACCCGACCGTTTTCGAAGCCTCGGATTCGGTCGGAGGTGTTTGGAAGAGCTGCTCTTACGAGACAACTAAGTTACAATCGACACGAGTCGATTACGAGTTCTCTGACTTTCCATGGCCCAATAGAGATGAAACTACTTTCCCATCTTACGTTGAGATAATAGATTACTTGGAAGCTTATGCCAAGCATTTTGATCTCCTAAAGTTCATGAACTTTGGCTCTAAGGTCATTGAAGTTAGGTATACCGGTGATGGCGAAACTCCACAGATGGTTGACCTCGGTGCTTATGGCAACATGTTGCCTGGTAAACCTGTCTGGGAGGTTGCTGTTCAGAACGGAGATGCTGGAGATATTCAG TGGCATGCATTTGAGTTCGTCGTAGTGTGCACCGGAAAATTCGGCGACGTACCAAGAATTCCGACGTTTCCAGCGAATAAAGGGCCGGAGCTATTCAAAGGAAAAGTGATGCATTCGATGGATtactgcaaattaaacaaagaaGAAGCTTCTCATCTCCTCCGTGGCAAGAAAGTCGCCGTCATTGGATATAAGAAATCCGCCATTGATTTGGCTTTAGAGTCTGCTTTAGCCAATCATg GAGAAGGTGGACAAGCATGCACAATGGTGGTGAGAACAACACATTGGGTGTTCCCACATTACTGGATATGGGGTCTTCCATTCTTCTTGTTCTACTCTACGAGAGCTTCTCAGTTCCTACATGATAGGCCTAACCAAAGCTTCCTTAAAACTCTCTTTTGCCTCATATTCTCTCTTCTG CGTGCCGTGGTTTCCAAATTCATCGAATCATATGTTACGTGGAAGCTTCCTCTAGAGAAGTATGGTCTTAAACCGGACCATTCATTTGAAGAAGACTATGCTTCTTGTCAAATGGCCCTCATCCCGGAGAATTTCTTTGAGGAAGCGGATAAGGGTATGATCCGGTTTAAGAAAACATCAAAATGGTGCTTTTATGATCAAGGGATTGAATTTGAGGATGGGACTACCCTAGAAGCTGATGTTGTGATACTGGCGACTGGTTACGATGGCAAGAAGAAGCTCAAAGCCATTGTTCCTGAACCCTTTCGAACTTGGCTTGAGTTTCCATACGGTGTTATGCCTCTATACAG GGGAACAATCCATCCATTGATACCAAACATGGGTTTCGTGGGATACGTTCAAAGTAACTCAAACCTACACACATCAGAGCTACGTTCGCTGTGGTTAAGCCGTCTAGTGGATGGGAAATTCAAATTACCGAGCAAAGAGAAAATGCTGGAACAATTCTCCAAGGAAATGGAAGTGATGAGAAGATCGAGCAGATTCTATAAACGTCATTGCATTTCTACCTTCAGCATCCAGCATGCAGATGGTTTGTGTAACGACATGGGACTCAATCCACGGCGTAAATCCAACTTGATCCTCGAAGCCTTTAGTCCTTATGGTTCTCAAGATTATCGActcgatgaagaagaaagaaagtaa
- the BNAC05G14900D gene encoding uncharacterized protein BNAC05G14900D, which yields MEGVEKFFSKMVIDAKSAASSSSSSLSEFAEKRAGGGGGNSTSYDTSAVLVKRTPSGVSAWTCSKLCAVFFVAGVFVGYTLKRRVRSWASKLLRKIRDD from the exons ATGGAAGGAGTAGAGAAGTTTTTCAGCAAGATGGTGATAGATGCGAAATcggcagcttcttcttcttcctcttctctttctGAATTCGCGGAGAAACGAgccggcggcggcggcggtAACTCGACTTCATACGACACTTCCGCAGTTTTGGTCAAAAGAACTCCCAG TGGAGTATCGGCATGGACGTGTTCAAAGCTGTGCGCGGTTTTCTTCGTAGCTGGAGTGTTTGTGGGTTATACGCTTAAGAGACGGGTCCGGAGCTGGGCTTCTAAACTTCTCAGAAAAATCAGAGATGATTAA